A genomic region of Halogeometricum rufum contains the following coding sequences:
- a CDS encoding glutathione-independent formaldehyde dehydrogenase translates to MRAVVYQGPKDVAIEEVDEPEIEHPNDVLIDITTTAICGSDLHMYEGRTAAEPGIVFGHENMGIVTDVGDGVDTLKEGDRVVAPFNVACGFCENCEDGYTGFCTNVNPGFAGGAYGYVAMGPYKGGQAEKLRIPYADFNALKLPEGDEHEDSFSLLADIFPTGWHGTELAGLEPGESIAVYGAGPVGLMAAYSAKIKGAAEIYVVDRVPSRLELAEKHCDATAINFEDGDPVEQIIDAHGDEVDRGVDAVGYQAIDPEKVRDSDEPYDPAKENPAVVLNQLIKTVRPTGQLGIPGLYVPSDPGAPDEMAAQGRLGIDFGKLFEKGQRLGTGQCNVKQYNRELRDLIIQGRADPSWVVSHRVGLDEAPEMYEAFDKREEGVTKVLLEP, encoded by the coding sequence ATGAGAGCCGTGGTCTATCAGGGACCGAAGGACGTAGCGATAGAGGAAGTCGACGAACCGGAGATAGAACACCCGAACGATGTCCTCATCGACATCACGACGACGGCCATCTGCGGGTCGGACCTCCACATGTACGAGGGTCGGACCGCCGCGGAACCGGGCATCGTCTTCGGGCACGAGAACATGGGTATCGTGACCGACGTCGGCGACGGGGTGGACACGCTGAAGGAGGGGGACCGCGTGGTCGCGCCGTTCAACGTCGCCTGCGGCTTCTGTGAGAACTGCGAGGACGGCTACACCGGCTTCTGTACGAACGTCAATCCGGGCTTCGCCGGCGGCGCGTACGGCTACGTCGCGATGGGCCCGTACAAGGGCGGACAGGCGGAGAAACTCCGCATCCCGTACGCCGACTTCAACGCGCTGAAACTGCCGGAGGGCGACGAACACGAGGACTCGTTCTCCCTCCTGGCGGACATCTTCCCGACCGGGTGGCACGGAACCGAACTCGCCGGTCTGGAACCGGGCGAGTCCATCGCCGTCTACGGGGCGGGACCGGTGGGTCTGATGGCGGCCTACAGCGCCAAGATAAAGGGCGCCGCCGAAATCTACGTCGTCGACCGGGTGCCGAGTCGCCTCGAACTCGCCGAGAAGCACTGCGACGCGACGGCCATCAACTTCGAGGACGGCGACCCCGTCGAGCAGATAATCGACGCTCACGGCGACGAAGTCGACAGAGGCGTCGACGCCGTCGGCTATCAGGCCATCGACCCCGAGAAGGTGCGTGACTCCGACGAACCGTACGACCCGGCCAAGGAGAACCCGGCCGTCGTCCTCAACCAACTCATCAAGACCGTCAGGCCGACGGGCCAACTGGGCATCCCCGGCCTGTACGTCCCCTCTGACCCCGGCGCGCCCGACGAGATGGCCGCGCAGGGTCGCCTCGGCATCGACTTCGGGAAACTGTTCGAGAAGGGACAGCGTCTCGGAACCGGTCAGTGCAACGTCAAGCAGTACAACCGGGAACTCCGCGACCTCATCATCCAGGGTCGCGCGGACCCGAGTTGGGTCGTCTCACACCGCGTCGGCCTCGACGAGGCACCCGAGATGTACGAGGCGTTCGACAAGCGCGAAGAGGGCGTCACGAAGGTACTCCTCGAACCGTAG
- a CDS encoding CobW family GTP-binding protein, with protein sequence MTAGSDDRTPVTLVSGTLGAGKTTLVNRVLRNEAGYEVAVLVNDMGEVNVDAQLVAGDADGDVVDLTNGCICCRLNDDLADEVVRLADDREFDCLLVEASGISEPYPVAKTFLEEDRVSDRYRLDTLVSVLDAYGFWKEFDPETNRPDASDAGGRELAQVLVDQVEFCDVLLLNKCDLVPDDALDDVEDVVRELQPRAELHRTTHADVSPETVLDTGLFDFDAVRRSAGWKRHLAERHDHADGDHDDHTGGDHADHDHADGESHGVSSFCYETTRPFHPERFDAWIDEWPSGVYRAKGFFLLATRPETVMGLNRAGPSVTAGPIGEWRAEDDPATRLVFIGTELDEAAIREQLDGCLLTDEEATEETDAAAFSDPFPTA encoded by the coding sequence ATGACCGCCGGTAGCGACGACCGAACTCCCGTGACACTCGTCAGCGGAACGCTCGGCGCGGGGAAGACGACGCTCGTGAACCGCGTCCTGCGGAACGAAGCCGGCTACGAGGTGGCCGTCCTCGTCAACGACATGGGCGAGGTCAACGTGGACGCTCAGTTGGTCGCCGGCGACGCCGACGGCGACGTGGTCGACCTGACGAACGGCTGTATCTGCTGTCGGCTGAACGACGATTTGGCCGACGAGGTGGTCCGCCTCGCGGACGACCGCGAGTTCGACTGCCTCCTCGTGGAGGCGTCGGGCATCAGCGAACCGTACCCCGTGGCGAAGACGTTTCTGGAGGAAGACCGGGTGAGCGACCGGTACCGCCTCGACACGCTGGTGTCGGTCCTCGACGCGTACGGCTTCTGGAAGGAGTTCGACCCGGAGACGAACCGCCCGGACGCCAGCGACGCCGGCGGCCGCGAACTCGCGCAGGTCCTCGTGGACCAGGTGGAGTTCTGCGACGTCCTCCTGTTGAACAAGTGCGACCTAGTCCCCGACGACGCCCTCGACGACGTCGAAGACGTGGTCCGGGAACTCCAACCGCGGGCGGAACTGCACCGGACGACGCACGCCGACGTCTCCCCGGAGACGGTGCTGGACACCGGCCTGTTCGACTTCGACGCCGTCAGACGCTCCGCCGGGTGGAAACGACATCTCGCGGAGCGCCACGACCACGCCGACGGTGACCACGACGACCACACCGGCGGAGACCACGCGGACCACGACCACGCCGACGGCGAGAGTCACGGCGTCTCCTCGTTCTGCTACGAGACGACCCGTCCGTTCCACCCCGAACGGTTCGACGCGTGGATAGACGAGTGGCCGTCCGGCGTCTACCGCGCGAAGGGCTTCTTCCTCCTCGCCACGCGCCCGGAGACGGTGATGGGACTGAACCGCGCCGGTCCGTCGGTCACGGCGGGCCCCATCGGCGAGTGGCGGGCCGAGGACGACCCGGCGACCAGACTCGTCTTCATCGGCACCGAGTTAGACGAGGCGGCGATTCGCGAGCAACTGGACGGCTGTCTCCTGACCGACGAGGAGGCGACAGAAGAGACCGACGCGGCGGCGTTCAGCGACCCGTTCCCGACGGCGTGA
- the dnaJ gene encoding molecular chaperone DnaJ yields MSEDFYDVLGVSRDASEDEIKKAYRKKAAEYHPDVSDEDDAEEKFKKVKKAKEVLTDEQTRRQYDQMGHERFEQAEKRGGVGGGAGGMGGQGNPFGGAGGGQGNPFEDIFNQFFGGGGGMGGQGQQRNRPRQGQNLRTRVSLDLEEAYEGVEKQFSVTRPERCPECDGDGHPDDAEVNTCPQCNGQGQTTTVRDTPLGRVQQTQTCRRCGGEGQTYSETCSRCDGDGVVREEATLTVTIPAGIRDGQTLRMEGEGAPGENGGPNGDLLIEVSISEHDDFERDGDDLYHRLAISFPQAVFGATVEVPTVTGTTELEVPKGTQSGESFRIRDEGMPHLRGRGSGDLHVQVQVVTPENLNSEQREALEAFAEAGGEEVNVKEGFFEKIKNSL; encoded by the coding sequence ATGAGCGAGGACTTCTACGACGTACTCGGCGTCTCGCGCGACGCATCCGAGGACGAGATCAAGAAGGCCTACCGCAAGAAGGCCGCAGAGTACCACCCGGACGTCTCCGACGAGGACGACGCGGAGGAGAAGTTCAAGAAGGTGAAGAAGGCCAAGGAGGTCCTCACCGACGAACAGACGCGCCGGCAGTACGACCAGATGGGCCACGAGCGGTTCGAACAGGCCGAGAAGCGCGGCGGCGTCGGCGGCGGCGCCGGCGGGATGGGGGGACAGGGCAACCCGTTCGGCGGTGCCGGCGGCGGGCAGGGCAACCCCTTCGAGGACATCTTCAACCAGTTCTTCGGCGGCGGGGGCGGCATGGGCGGGCAGGGCCAACAGCGCAACCGCCCGCGGCAGGGCCAGAACCTCCGCACCCGCGTGAGTCTGGACCTCGAAGAGGCGTACGAGGGCGTCGAGAAGCAGTTCTCCGTCACCCGGCCCGAACGCTGCCCCGAGTGCGACGGCGATGGCCACCCCGACGACGCCGAGGTGAACACCTGCCCGCAGTGTAACGGACAGGGGCAGACCACCACCGTCCGCGACACGCCCCTCGGCCGCGTCCAGCAGACGCAGACCTGTCGCCGGTGTGGCGGCGAGGGGCAGACGTACAGCGAGACCTGTTCGCGGTGCGACGGCGACGGCGTCGTCCGCGAGGAGGCGACGCTGACCGTCACCATCCCCGCGGGCATCCGCGACGGGCAGACCCTCCGGATGGAGGGCGAGGGCGCGCCCGGCGAGAACGGCGGCCCGAACGGCGACCTGCTCATCGAGGTGTCCATCAGCGAGCACGACGACTTCGAACGCGACGGCGACGACCTGTACCACCGCCTCGCCATCTCCTTCCCGCAGGCCGTCTTCGGCGCGACGGTGGAGGTGCCCACCGTCACCGGGACGACGGAACTGGAGGTGCCGAAGGGGACGCAGAGCGGCGAGTCGTTCCGCATCCGCGACGAGGGGATGCCGCACCTGCGCGGGCGCGGGAGCGGCGACTTGCACGTGCAGGTCCAGGTCGTGACGCCGGAGAACCTGAACAGCGAACAGCGCGAGGCGCTCGAAGCGTTCGCGGAGGCCGGCGGCGAGGAAGTGAACGTCAAAGAGGGCTTCTTCGAGAAGATAAAGAACTCGCTGTAA
- a CDS encoding cupin domain-containing protein produces the protein MSYTRANYGDVEAKSDAMHFMRDELDAENLGFTLVEAEPDWVGMEHDHADEGHEEVYYLTRGHATLVVDDDEVELSEGDAVRVSPDATRQLRNGSEESWLVVVGAP, from the coding sequence ATGTCCTACACGAGAGCGAACTACGGGGACGTGGAGGCCAAGAGCGACGCGATGCACTTCATGCGCGACGAACTCGACGCCGAGAACCTCGGGTTCACCCTCGTGGAGGCCGAACCGGACTGGGTCGGTATGGAACACGACCACGCGGACGAGGGTCACGAAGAGGTGTACTACCTCACGCGCGGTCACGCGACGCTGGTCGTCGACGACGACGAGGTGGAACTGAGCGAGGGCGACGCCGTGCGCGTCTCGCCCGACGCCACGAGACAGCTTCGAAACGGCTCCGAAGAGAGCTGGCTCGTCGTGGTCGGCGCGCCGTAG